The Streptomyces sp. P9-A4 genome contains a region encoding:
- a CDS encoding DUF6191 domain-containing protein, which translates to MTVFGGLDEFFAPGRRHTEEELRRQALTREDPGDADPSRGPIDLRSGRVTIRAARPAPEDGVADGAADGGRDGTAGAEEEDDPGGQDGTGGSEGGVEEVEAVGQGGGLAPAGDAELGEDVGDVDAGRLR; encoded by the coding sequence GTGACCGTGTTCGGTGGACTGGACGAGTTCTTCGCACCGGGGCGCAGGCACACCGAGGAGGAGCTGCGCAGGCAGGCGCTGACCAGGGAGGACCCGGGGGACGCCGATCCCTCCCGCGGTCCGATAGACCTGCGCTCGGGCCGGGTGACGATACGGGCCGCCCGCCCGGCCCCGGAGGACGGGGTCGCGGACGGGGCAGCGGACGGCGGGCGCGACGGCACCGCCGGGGCGGAGGAAGAGGACGACCCCGGCGGGCAGGACGGGACCGGTGGGTCAGAGGGCGGTGTCGAGGAGGTGGAGGCGGTGGGCCAGGGCGGCGGCCTCGCCCCGGCCGGCGACGCCGAGCTTGGCGAGGATGTTGGAGACGTGGACGCTGGCCGTCTTCGGTGA
- a CDS encoding PQQ-dependent sugar dehydrogenase — MGRPAVVKALWGAAVLVLVAGCSSGDTGDRPGTAPPASASARPSAPPSKGSTAPGGRVTVAGTLTEGLKSPWGLAELPDGDLLVSSRDERTITRVDGRTGAKTPLGEVPGVVPGGEGGLLGIAVRDGWVYAYLTAASDNRIVRMRYGGGEGDRPGAPEPVLTGIPKGIVHNGGRIAFGPDGMLYAGTGETGRTGLAQDRNSLGGKILRMTPEGRPAPGNPFPGSTVYSYGHRNVQGLAWDPAGHLWASEFGQNTWDELNLVLPGRNYGWPVVEGRAGRKGFVDPVAEWPTSEASPSGIAYARGAIWMAALRGERLWRIPIRGTERSGDPRAFLTQEYGRLRTVLAGGGGRLWLVTSETDTRGTPGPGDDRILRLEVS, encoded by the coding sequence ATGGGCCGTCCTGCTGTTGTGAAGGCCCTGTGGGGCGCCGCCGTGCTCGTGCTGGTCGCGGGCTGCTCCTCGGGGGACACCGGGGACCGGCCGGGTACGGCCCCGCCGGCGTCGGCCTCCGCGCGGCCCTCCGCTCCCCCGTCCAAGGGCTCCACGGCCCCGGGCGGCCGGGTGACGGTGGCGGGGACGCTCACCGAGGGGCTGAAGTCGCCCTGGGGGCTGGCCGAGCTGCCGGACGGTGACCTGCTGGTCTCCTCGCGCGACGAGCGGACGATCACCCGGGTCGACGGCCGGACCGGGGCGAAGACCCCGCTCGGCGAGGTGCCCGGGGTCGTACCGGGCGGTGAGGGCGGACTTCTGGGAATCGCCGTACGGGACGGCTGGGTGTACGCGTATCTCACGGCCGCGTCCGACAACCGCATCGTCCGCATGCGGTACGGGGGCGGGGAAGGCGACCGGCCGGGCGCTCCCGAACCGGTGCTGACCGGCATCCCCAAGGGGATCGTGCACAACGGCGGGCGGATCGCCTTCGGGCCGGACGGCATGCTGTACGCGGGGACCGGCGAGACCGGCCGGACCGGTCTGGCCCAGGACCGCAACTCTCTCGGCGGAAAGATCCTGCGGATGACACCGGAGGGCCGGCCGGCGCCGGGCAATCCCTTCCCCGGGTCGACGGTCTACTCGTACGGTCACCGCAATGTGCAGGGGCTCGCCTGGGATCCGGCGGGGCACCTGTGGGCGTCCGAGTTCGGCCAGAACACCTGGGACGAGCTGAATCTGGTGCTGCCGGGGAGGAACTACGGCTGGCCGGTGGTCGAGGGGCGGGCCGGGCGGAAGGGGTTCGTGGACCCGGTGGCCGAGTGGCCGACCTCGGAGGCCTCGCCCAGCGGGATCGCGTACGCGCGGGGCGCGATCTGGATGGCCGCGCTCAGGGGCGAGCGGCTGTGGCGGATCCCGATCCGCGGCACGGAACGCTCGGGGGACCCCCGAGCGTTCCTCACACAGGAGTACGGGCGCCTGCGGACGGTCCTCGCGGGGGGCGGCGGGCGGCTCTGGCTGGTGACGAGCGAGACCGACACCCGGGGGACCCCCGGGCCGGGCGACGATCGGATCCTCCGGCTGGAGGTGAGCTGA
- a CDS encoding aldo/keto reductase — translation MERRTIGATALDVGAIGLGCMPMSWAYSRSEQRGDRSLRTVHAALDAGVSLLDTADMYGPFTNELLLGRVLKERRAEIFVSTKCGLLVGDGGDRRHVVADGRPGYVRRACDASLRRLRTDVIDLYQLHRADPEVPVEETWGAMAELVSAGKVRALGLCAVGSRSARRGATGVSRDGYEGTIRQLERIQQVFPVAAVEAELSVWSQEALVRLLPWCVARGVGFLAAMPLGNGFLTGTLTPGGGFEPDDPRARHPRFTAEMMAANQPLVAGLRRVAARHGEQVTPAQVALAWVLARGRHVVPVPGAKRERWAVENARSAELRLTAGDLAEIAALPPPRGSWD, via the coding sequence GTGGAGCGCAGGACTATCGGGGCGACGGCGCTCGACGTGGGTGCGATCGGCCTGGGGTGCATGCCGATGAGCTGGGCGTACAGCCGTTCGGAACAGCGGGGGGACCGCTCGCTGCGGACCGTGCACGCGGCGCTCGACGCCGGGGTGAGCCTGCTCGACACCGCCGACATGTACGGACCGTTCACCAACGAGCTTCTGTTGGGGCGGGTGTTGAAGGAGCGGCGGGCGGAGATCTTCGTCTCGACGAAGTGCGGGCTGCTCGTCGGCGACGGCGGGGATCGGCGGCATGTGGTCGCCGACGGCAGGCCGGGGTACGTGCGTCGGGCCTGCGACGCCTCCCTCCGCCGGCTCCGGACCGATGTGATCGACCTCTACCAACTGCACCGCGCCGACCCCGAGGTGCCGGTCGAGGAGACCTGGGGCGCGATGGCCGAGCTGGTCTCGGCGGGCAAGGTGCGGGCGCTCGGGCTGTGCGCCGTCGGCAGCCGGTCGGCCCGCCGGGGTGCCACGGGCGTCAGCCGGGACGGGTACGAGGGAACGATCCGCCAACTGGAGCGGATCCAGCAGGTGTTCCCGGTGGCGGCGGTGGAGGCCGAGCTGTCGGTGTGGTCCCAGGAGGCGCTGGTCCGGCTGCTGCCCTGGTGCGTGGCGCGGGGCGTGGGCTTCCTGGCCGCGATGCCGCTGGGGAACGGTTTCCTCACCGGGACGCTGACGCCGGGCGGCGGCTTCGAACCCGACGATCCACGGGCCCGGCACCCCCGCTTCACCGCCGAGATGATGGCGGCGAACCAGCCGCTCGTGGCGGGGCTGCGGCGGGTGGCCGCACGCCACGGCGAGCAGGTCACCCCGGCTCAGGTGGCGCTCGCGTGGGTGCTGGCCCGGGGGCGGCACGTGGTGCCGGTGCCGGGGGCGAAGCGGGAGCGGTGGGCGGTGGAGAACGCCCGGTCGGCGGAGCTGCGGCTGACGGCGGGGGACCTGGCGGAGATCGCTGCGCTTCCGCCGCCCCGGGGGTCCTGGGACTGA
- a CDS encoding helix-turn-helix transcriptional regulator has translation MSDGTDVCAMLGAVETRSVSPVFVGRAGELTALTEALSRATAGEPQALLIGGEAGVGKTRLIEEFLDTACDRGAVIGLGGCVELGADGLPFAPFSTALRSLHRRLPGELTAAADGQQGELARLLPELGDPGSHETSDEDSTARLFELTVRLLERLAADRTIVLVLEDLHWADASTRHLLTYLLRTLRRGRIVVVASYRADDIHRRHPLRPLLAELDRLRTIRRVELSRFTRTEVHRQLTGILAAEPDPGLVEEVFERSDGNAFFVEELVVSHEAGCAPGQLSDSLRDLLLVRVETLPEDAQRVARIVAEGGSTVEYGLLAAVSRLTEDELIEALRAAVGANLLLPVPDGDGYRFRHSLVREAVSDDLLPGERSRLNRRYAEALEADPGLVRAEERATRLATYWYHAHDSSKALPAVLGASVATRKRHAYAEQLRLLERAMELWDEAPEEIRRALRPMDYAEAYPPCGCDPETTALSYLDLLAEAAVAARLSGDRERALKIGRTALRLLEGAEENDPLRAAWFWTEKARLQSNLGRGDGWEEIARAQELVKGLPPSAVHAVVLVDAAGWGMLRNPGPEALSAAERAVEYARHVKAESIELNARLTLGTLMAAAGDVEAGLAELREVRERTIALGQFNEASRAHINLASSLEALGRSREAVEVSDEGIRLARSYGLVDSVGWVEANRAESLVSLGRWEEAQEASERLLRSATSTKPRGSAFLRLAQLTAARGELDTARGHLADARAVYGTRDPIPQYTLPMAQIEIAVAAAEGRVTEVRALLAAAEQAGFPPGTHRYGWPLVLSAATAEADSRGLPAADEGRAEALDAIRRCVRSLAAPAPVWAAHARQVSEELARAEGRESALRRAETVAAYESLERPAELARARHRLADALLVEGGRREEAAALLREAHATASRLGARPLREDVELLAARARLSLTPEKRSAVAADPGEDGFGLTPREQGVLRLVAAGRTNRQIAEELFISPKTASVHVSNILAKLGVAGRGEAAALAHRLHLLDTAL, from the coding sequence ATGAGCGACGGAACGGATGTCTGTGCGATGCTCGGCGCCGTGGAGACCAGGTCAGTCAGCCCCGTCTTCGTCGGCCGCGCCGGCGAACTCACCGCCCTCACCGAGGCGCTCTCCCGCGCGACCGCGGGAGAGCCCCAGGCCCTGCTCATCGGCGGCGAGGCGGGCGTCGGCAAGACCCGGCTGATCGAGGAGTTCCTCGACACGGCCTGCGACCGGGGCGCCGTCATCGGCCTCGGCGGCTGCGTCGAACTCGGCGCCGACGGCCTGCCGTTCGCCCCCTTCTCCACCGCGCTGCGCTCGCTGCACCGCAGGCTGCCCGGCGAACTCACCGCCGCCGCCGACGGCCAGCAGGGCGAACTCGCCCGGCTGCTGCCCGAACTGGGCGACCCCGGCAGCCACGAGACCTCCGACGAGGACTCCACCGCCCGGCTCTTCGAGCTGACCGTACGGCTCCTGGAACGGCTCGCCGCCGACCGTACGATCGTGCTCGTCCTCGAGGACCTGCACTGGGCCGACGCCTCCACCCGGCACCTCCTCACCTACCTCCTGCGCACCCTCCGCCGCGGCCGGATCGTGGTCGTCGCCAGCTACCGCGCCGACGACATCCACCGCCGCCACCCGCTGCGCCCCCTCCTCGCCGAACTCGACCGGCTCCGCACCATCCGCCGCGTCGAACTCTCCCGCTTCACCCGCACCGAGGTGCACCGCCAGCTCACCGGCATCCTCGCCGCCGAACCCGACCCCGGACTCGTCGAAGAGGTCTTCGAACGCTCCGACGGCAACGCCTTCTTCGTCGAGGAACTCGTCGTCTCCCACGAGGCCGGCTGCGCCCCCGGCCAGCTCAGCGACTCCCTGCGCGACCTCCTGCTCGTCCGGGTCGAGACGCTCCCCGAGGACGCCCAGCGGGTCGCCAGGATCGTCGCCGAGGGCGGCTCGACCGTCGAGTACGGACTGCTCGCCGCCGTCTCGCGGCTCACCGAGGACGAACTCATCGAGGCGCTCCGGGCCGCCGTCGGCGCCAACCTCCTGCTCCCCGTCCCCGACGGCGACGGCTACCGCTTCCGCCACTCCCTGGTCCGCGAGGCCGTCAGCGACGACCTGCTGCCCGGCGAGCGCTCCCGCCTCAACCGGCGCTACGCCGAAGCCCTGGAGGCCGACCCCGGGCTGGTCCGCGCCGAGGAACGGGCCACCCGGCTCGCCACGTACTGGTACCACGCGCACGACTCCTCCAAGGCCCTGCCCGCCGTCCTCGGCGCCTCCGTCGCCACCCGCAAGCGCCACGCCTACGCCGAGCAGCTCCGGCTCCTCGAACGCGCCATGGAACTCTGGGACGAGGCCCCCGAGGAGATCCGCCGCGCGCTCCGGCCCATGGACTACGCCGAGGCCTACCCGCCCTGCGGCTGCGACCCCGAGACCACCGCCCTCAGCTACCTCGACCTGCTCGCCGAGGCCGCCGTCGCCGCCCGGCTCAGCGGCGACCGCGAACGGGCCCTGAAGATCGGCAGGACGGCCCTGCGCCTCCTGGAGGGCGCCGAGGAGAACGACCCCCTGCGCGCCGCCTGGTTCTGGACCGAGAAGGCCCGCCTCCAGTCCAACCTCGGCCGGGGCGACGGCTGGGAGGAGATCGCCCGCGCCCAGGAACTCGTCAAGGGCCTCCCGCCGTCCGCCGTCCACGCCGTCGTCCTCGTCGACGCCGCCGGCTGGGGCATGCTCCGCAACCCCGGCCCCGAGGCCCTCAGCGCCGCCGAACGCGCCGTCGAGTACGCCCGGCACGTCAAGGCCGAGTCCATCGAACTCAACGCCCGCCTCACCCTCGGCACCCTCATGGCCGCCGCCGGGGACGTCGAGGCCGGGCTCGCCGAGCTGCGCGAGGTACGCGAACGGACCATCGCCCTCGGCCAGTTCAACGAGGCCTCCCGCGCCCACATCAACCTCGCCTCCTCCCTGGAGGCGCTCGGCCGCTCCCGCGAGGCCGTCGAGGTGTCCGACGAAGGCATCCGCCTCGCCCGCTCCTACGGACTCGTCGACAGCGTCGGCTGGGTCGAGGCCAACCGGGCCGAGTCCCTGGTCTCCCTGGGCCGCTGGGAAGAGGCCCAGGAGGCCTCCGAACGGCTGCTCCGCTCGGCGACCAGCACCAAGCCGCGTGGCTCTGCCTTCCTCCGGCTCGCCCAGCTCACCGCCGCCCGGGGCGAACTCGACACGGCCCGCGGCCATCTCGCCGACGCCCGCGCCGTCTACGGCACCCGCGACCCCATCCCGCAGTACACCCTGCCCATGGCGCAGATCGAGATCGCCGTCGCCGCCGCCGAGGGGCGCGTCACGGAGGTCCGGGCCCTGCTCGCCGCCGCCGAACAGGCCGGCTTCCCGCCCGGCACCCACCGCTACGGCTGGCCGCTCGTCCTCTCCGCCGCCACCGCCGAGGCCGACAGCCGGGGGCTGCCCGCCGCCGACGAGGGCCGCGCCGAGGCGCTCGACGCGATCCGCCGCTGCGTCCGGAGCCTCGCCGCCCCGGCCCCCGTCTGGGCCGCCCACGCCCGGCAGGTCTCCGAGGAACTCGCCCGCGCCGAGGGCCGTGAGTCCGCCCTCCGCCGGGCCGAGACCGTCGCCGCCTACGAATCCCTCGAACGCCCCGCCGAGCTGGCCCGGGCCCGCCACCGCCTCGCCGACGCCCTGCTCGTCGAGGGGGGCCGCCGCGAGGAGGCCGCCGCGCTGCTCCGCGAGGCCCACGCCACCGCCTCCCGGCTCGGCGCCCGTCCGCTCCGCGAGGACGTGGAACTCCTCGCCGCCCGCGCCCGGCTCTCGCTCACCCCCGAGAAGCGGTCCGCCGTCGCCGCCGACCCCGGCGAGGACGGCTTCGGTCTGACCCCCCGCGAGCAGGGCGTGCTGCGCCTGGTCGCGGCCGGCCGCACCAACCGGCAGATCGCCGAGGAGCTGTTCATCTCACCGAAGACGGCCAGCGTCCACGTCTCCAACATCCTCGCCAAGCTCGGCGTCGCCGGCCGGGGCGAGGCCGCCGCCCTGGCCCACCGCCTCCACCTCCTCGACACCGCCCTCTGA
- a CDS encoding 2-hydroxyacid dehydrogenase — protein sequence MRCEDRTADVWLPIRAEEIEGLPAPGESGLNYRFWDGGPEFPADPARCAFYVVPYMKGSEIAVRPLAAMTSVRAVQTLSAGIDHVTPGIPSLPPGVALCNAKGVHEASTAELTLALILASLRGIPGFVRGQDAEEWRAGFYPALADKSVLIVGYGSIGAAIEDRLAPFECARVARVARSARTTARGEVHPLGELPALLPEADVVVLSTPLTPATRHLVDAGFLARMKDGALLVNVARGPVVDTAALLKEVESGRITAALDVTDPEPLPSGHPLWHAPGVLISPHVGGSTSAFMPRAKRLIAGQLRRFAAGEDLANVLLTTG from the coding sequence ATGAGATGCGAAGACAGGACCGCTGACGTGTGGCTTCCGATTCGGGCGGAGGAGATCGAGGGACTCCCCGCACCGGGCGAATCGGGCCTGAACTACCGCTTCTGGGACGGCGGGCCGGAGTTCCCGGCCGATCCGGCGCGCTGCGCGTTCTATGTCGTCCCGTACATGAAGGGCTCCGAGATCGCCGTACGGCCGCTGGCCGCGATGACCTCCGTACGGGCCGTGCAGACCCTGTCCGCGGGCATCGACCACGTCACCCCCGGCATTCCCTCGCTGCCGCCGGGCGTCGCCCTCTGCAACGCGAAGGGCGTCCACGAGGCCAGCACCGCCGAACTCACCCTCGCGCTGATCCTGGCCTCGCTGCGCGGCATCCCCGGCTTCGTCCGGGGCCAGGACGCCGAGGAGTGGCGGGCCGGCTTCTACCCGGCTCTCGCCGACAAGTCCGTCCTGATCGTCGGGTACGGGTCGATCGGCGCCGCCATCGAGGACCGGCTCGCACCCTTCGAGTGCGCGCGGGTGGCGCGCGTCGCACGCTCCGCGCGCACCACAGCGCGCGGCGAGGTCCACCCCCTGGGCGAGCTGCCCGCGCTGCTCCCGGAGGCGGACGTGGTCGTCCTCTCCACCCCGCTCACACCCGCGACCAGGCATCTCGTCGACGCCGGGTTCCTGGCGCGGATGAAGGACGGCGCGCTCCTGGTGAACGTCGCCCGGGGGCCGGTCGTGGACACCGCCGCGCTGCTCAAGGAGGTGGAGAGTGGCCGGATCACGGCGGCGCTCGATGTCACCGACCCGGAACCGCTGCCGTCCGGGCACCCGTTGTGGCACGCTCCGGGTGTCCTGATCAGTCCCCATGTGGGAGGTTCCACCTCGGCCTTCATGCCGAGGGCGAAGCGGCTGATCGCGGGACAGCTGCGACGGTTCGCGGCGGGCGAGGATCTGGCCAACGTCCTCCTCACCACCGGCTGA